CTGTCTTTGAGTTTTGAGAAGCGTCCTTCCTTGATACCTGGCACCTGCATCAGTTCCTCAATATCCGAAAAAGGGCCGTTTTCTTCTCTGAAGGCCAGAATAGCTTCAGCTGTTGCCTGCCCGACTCCCGGCAGGGTTTCCAGCTCCCTCTGACTGGCCCGGTTCAGATCAATGAGAGCCTCCGCTTCCGGTTCATCCTCTCCAAGCGGCAACCAGGCCACGTCTTCACCTTCACGGGGCACGTAGATCTTCATGTGGGGCCGCAACAGCATGGCCAGATTGACTGCGCCGCAGTCTGCCAACGGCGATAAGCCACCGGCTTGCTTGATGGCGTCTTCCATGATCGAGCTTTCTGCGAAATAGTAGAGGCCGGGATTCTTTACCGCGCCGTCCACATGGACTGGAAACAGGGTGGGTCTGGCAGCTTCTGTTTGAAGCCCTTCGGTCTCCCCGGACACGATAAGGACTGGCTGGCCGGAAGGTTTCCGGGCAATCAGAATCAAAATAACAGCTGACAGGGCAATCAGGGCAAAGAAAAAGAAAAGCGGTGCCCTTTTGGGACGCCCGCTGCGGCTGTTTAGAGTCGGATAAGGACCTGTTCGCCCCCGCACACTCTTCCCCCCAGACAACAGGACTTGATCTGCCACGATTTTCGCACCCGGGAGGCGGCGGTCGCCGGCGGGATTCAGCCCTTGGTCCGGATGAAAGTCTTTTTGTCGGAAACCGCCTGGCTCAGACGGGCCGCTTGTCGGCGTCAACCCGCCAAAGGCTCTCCAGCTTGTAATGTGCGCGGTCTTCCGGCATGAGGATATGGACGACCAGATCGCCATAATCGAGCAGGACCCAGCTCCTGGTGTCCAGTCCCTCAATATGGTCAGGTTTCAAACCGAACGTTTCTTCCAGTTTTTCCTCAACGGAATCCGCCAGGCTTTTGACATGGATCCCTGTTGTCCCGCTTGCCAGAACAAAGACATCCGCCAGCGTGGTCCTGGAAGTCACCTTCAAAACCTCGATATCACCGCCTTTTTTTTCTTCGATAGCCTCGACGGCTGCGGCAGCCATCTCTTCAATACGCTTAAGTTTTTGTCTCTCTTCAGGCTCTGCGGCGAGCGCCACGTCGAGGGTTTGAGCTTTCCCGGTTTTTTCTTTCAATCCTTCCTCCTTCAGGGGCCACCTACCCCATTTCCGAATATTTCTTATAAGCCTGGATGCTGAGTTCACAGGGCGATTTTCCTTGCCGGGCCAGCGCCTTAAAGACTTCTTCAAAGCATGCTTTCATGGCCCCCGCCAGATTGCCGCTTTCTGCCAGAGCACGGATCTCCCGCAGCTCGCCAAATTCCCTGTCATAGGCAATCTTATCGGCCAGGAAGAGTATCCCGCCCAGAACCGTCATGTCCGGATGGCCGGTGGAATGCCAGGCAATGGCGTGGACAAGCGGGTCATTTTCCATGCCGGTCAGCCTTGATGCCATAATGGCAGAAGCTGGTCCGTGAGCCAATTCCCCCTTCAGAAAATCACTGGACGGCC
This portion of the Fastidiosipila sp. genome encodes:
- the rsfS gene encoding ribosome silencing factor, with the protein product MAAAAVEAIEEKKGGDIEVLKVTSRTTLADVFVLASGTTGIHVKSLADSVEEKLEETFGLKPDHIEGLDTRSWVLLDYGDLVVHILMPEDRAHYKLESLWRVDADKRPV
- a CDS encoding ComEA family DNA-binding protein, whose translation is MADQVLLSGGKSVRGRTGPYPTLNSRSGRPKRAPLFFFFALIALSAVILILIARKPSGQPVLIVSGETEGLQTEAARPTLFPVHVDGAVKNPGLYYFAESSIMEDAIKQAGGLSPLADCGAVNLAMLLRPHMKIYVPREGEDVAWLPLGEDEPEAEALIDLNRASQRELETLPGVGQATAEAILAFREENGPFSDIEELMQVPGIKEGRFSKLKDRVTVTGP